In Labilibaculum sp. DW002, one DNA window encodes the following:
- a CDS encoding MGH1-like glycoside hydrolase domain-containing protein translates to MRQIISKLYLPFCLLMSFSACVEKEAIDSKADLQEIYSNVLNISGIPQEQFKLDAFGFSDLGAWHGYALPHQDSTSYYGGFSGPLSMKMWGQWLSKSISQLEVTNAQTNEPIDLSKAKAEMTYNPGLLQQTLKVQDLSITIKLIFVSNRTSLLQTKIFNHSEKELNLYIGWKGQLFEKGLQLKETTLGIKVAFENSEEEFIIQTDKTKDVIISKDQLSYRMILKDRLEIPAGKSNTINLLHSHYFNKQEALAESSKTEEYLYNSQNAFTDNKTRWNKYLSNALSSKSSLLEKKENRKLAVKCVQTLLTNWRSPAGDLQHSGVFPSAAYQGFYGFWSWDSWKQAVALVRFNPELAKSNLRSMFQYQDDMGMVADCVYFDPKENNWRDTKAPLASWAVLEIYKATSDLEFVKEMYPKLVKYHKWWYQYRDHDQNGLCEYGSTDGTLIAAKWESGMDNAVRFDDSKMLKNNKNGWSMNQESVDLNAYLQAEKEQLVKLANLLDKSEEAQKLSKQANNLKERIANEFYDTEEGFFYDREIISGKLLTVQQGPEGWIPLYTNIANQEQANGVVKLLTDTTKFNTKVPFPTLVADHKKFNPLKGYWRGPVWLDQAYFGIKSLELYGYTKEADLLSQKLLQNAEGLLQDAPIRENYHPISGKGLNANHFSWSAAHYLMLLTDED, encoded by the coding sequence ATGAGACAAATAATATCAAAATTATACTTGCCATTTTGCTTGCTGATGTCATTTTCAGCCTGTGTTGAAAAAGAAGCGATTGATTCAAAAGCTGATTTGCAGGAAATTTATTCCAATGTTCTGAACATATCAGGTATACCTCAGGAGCAATTCAAATTGGATGCATTCGGCTTTTCCGATTTGGGTGCTTGGCATGGATATGCATTACCACATCAAGATAGTACATCCTATTATGGTGGATTTTCTGGTCCATTGAGCATGAAAATGTGGGGCCAATGGCTAAGCAAGAGCATTAGTCAGCTAGAAGTAACTAATGCTCAAACAAATGAACCAATAGATTTGAGTAAGGCGAAAGCCGAAATGACCTACAATCCAGGCTTATTACAACAAACATTGAAGGTTCAGGACTTAAGCATTACCATTAAATTAATTTTTGTAAGTAATCGTACCTCTTTACTGCAAACCAAAATTTTTAATCATTCTGAAAAGGAATTAAACCTTTACATTGGATGGAAGGGACAGCTTTTTGAAAAGGGCTTACAATTGAAAGAAACCACTTTGGGCATTAAAGTTGCGTTTGAAAACAGTGAGGAAGAATTTATAATTCAGACCGATAAAACCAAGGATGTAATAATATCTAAAGATCAACTTTCTTATAGAATGATTTTAAAGGACAGACTTGAAATCCCAGCTGGTAAATCAAATACAATAAACCTTCTTCACTCTCACTATTTTAATAAACAAGAGGCGCTTGCAGAAAGTTCTAAAACGGAAGAATACCTATACAATTCACAAAATGCATTTACAGACAACAAAACACGTTGGAACAAATACCTAAGCAATGCATTATCGAGTAAAAGTTCATTGTTAGAAAAGAAAGAGAATAGAAAGCTGGCGGTAAAATGCGTGCAAACCTTACTTACCAACTGGCGATCACCAGCGGGTGATCTACAACACTCTGGTGTTTTTCCGTCAGCAGCTTATCAAGGTTTTTATGGATTCTGGTCTTGGGACTCATGGAAACAGGCTGTTGCTCTTGTAAGATTCAATCCTGAACTTGCAAAAAGTAACCTTCGCTCTATGTTCCAATATCAGGATGATATGGGTATGGTTGCCGACTGTGTATATTTTGATCCCAAAGAAAATAATTGGCGCGACACCAAAGCACCATTGGCTAGCTGGGCTGTTTTAGAAATCTATAAAGCAACTTCTGATCTTGAGTTTGTGAAAGAAATGTATCCTAAATTGGTGAAATATCATAAATGGTGGTATCAATATCGTGATCACGACCAAAATGGCTTATGCGAATATGGTTCAACCGATGGTACTCTTATCGCAGCTAAATGGGAATCAGGTATGGACAATGCGGTTCGCTTTGATGATTCAAAAATGCTTAAGAACAACAAGAACGGATGGTCTATGAATCAGGAATCAGTAGATCTTAACGCTTATTTGCAAGCTGAGAAAGAACAATTGGTCAAGCTTGCAAACTTGTTGGACAAATCGGAAGAAGCCCAAAAACTAAGTAAGCAGGCCAATAATTTAAAAGAGCGAATTGCCAACGAATTCTACGATACAGAAGAAGGTTTTTTCTACGATAGAGAAATTATAAGTGGCAAACTCTTAACTGTACAACAAGGACCCGAAGGCTGGATTCCTCTTTACACAAACATTGCGAATCAAGAGCAAGCAAATGGTGTTGTAAAGTTACTGACCGATACTACTAAATTCAATACAAAAGTTCCTTTCCCTACCCTAGTAGCCGATCACAAAAAATTCAATCCGCTTAAAGGCTATTGGAGAGGCCCAGTTTGGTTAGATCAGGCTTACTTTGGTATTAAATCGCTAGAACTATATGGCTACACTAAAGAAGCAGATCTATTAAGTCAGAAATTGTTGCAAAATGCTGAGGGTCTACTTCAGGATGCACCAATTAGAGAAAACTACCACCCTATAAGTGGTAAAGGATTAAATGCTAACCACTTTTCCTGGTCAGCAGCTCATTATTTGATGCTATTGACAGATGAAGACTAA
- a CDS encoding M16 family metallopeptidase, with protein sequence MIKYLFSKISLCAACVLTATGMLSAQSGMDAKIPMDPNVRTGKLDNGLTYYVRHNEEPKDRASFYIVQNVGAILENDDQNGLAHFLEHMAFNGTKNFPGKGVLNYLEKYGVAFGRNINAYTNVDETVYNLSNIPTSNENLLDSALLVLHDWSNYLSLEGEEIDNERGVIHEEWRTRRSGGMRVYLEQNKLIYKGSKYAKRDVIGSLDVIDNFDHQVIKDFYHDWYRTDLQAIVVVGDVDAEKFEMKIKEMFAHIPAVKNPKERVYYPVPDNQEPIVGVITDKELSSLRFDILYKHEATPFVEKNMKYYRELLIADLQSTILGNRLNELLQKGNAPFINAFGAYYNKARKMDVYHNSVTLKEDNIIGGIEVFLKEAERANRYGVVASELERAKTAMLSQVEKQYQERNKQHNDRLVREYKQNYLTNEPAPGIEFEFMAMQKLLPGISADEVNAISKGWVTKENVVITLSAPEKEGLQLPTEEQLLAIVKKVRNAELEPYEDKVINEPLIAELPELGSVTKEAKLNAFDATEWKLANGATVVLKKTNFKENEIRLKAFSKGGNSLYNVEDLASAEMTGGFISNFGLGKFDQTSLKKLLTGKEVRVSPYIGELSEGFNGNSSVKDFETLLQLVHMYFEQPRFDEDAFTALKSRYMAYVANMGSDVNKVFGDSVAMTSTNHDARTILFNTDMISKLNLATMERVYKERFVDASDFTFVFVGNIDAEKAKPLIETYIGSIKDIDRKENWKDNGVGYPEKDAFNHFVRQMETPKTTINIDFHGDIKYSKENSIMMDVVAELLSKRYLEVIREKEGGSYGVGVRASVDKFPREEYNLLIRFDTDPAKADKLKTIVYNEVSELFTSGVKEDDLNETKKNFIKEYQENLRKNGYWINAINRYYEYGESVKTVEAYEEMINEISKEKVEAFAKKYFAKPAKIEVVMSPELKEI encoded by the coding sequence ATGATTAAGTATTTATTTAGTAAAATCAGCCTTTGTGCTGCTTGCGTTTTGACAGCAACAGGAATGCTATCAGCTCAAAGTGGTATGGATGCTAAAATTCCGATGGATCCGAATGTGCGGACGGGAAAATTAGATAATGGATTAACCTATTACGTTCGTCACAATGAAGAACCTAAAGATCGGGCCAGCTTTTACATTGTTCAAAATGTAGGTGCGATTTTAGAAAATGATGATCAGAATGGATTAGCCCATTTCTTGGAGCATATGGCTTTTAATGGCACAAAAAATTTCCCAGGAAAGGGAGTCTTAAATTATTTAGAAAAATACGGAGTTGCTTTTGGTAGAAACATTAATGCTTATACAAATGTTGATGAAACTGTTTACAATCTAAGTAATATTCCTACTTCAAATGAAAACTTATTAGATTCGGCACTTTTGGTATTGCATGATTGGTCGAATTACTTGAGTTTAGAAGGCGAGGAGATAGATAATGAACGCGGTGTCATTCATGAAGAATGGAGAACACGTAGATCTGGAGGAATGCGCGTTTATTTAGAACAAAATAAACTCATTTACAAAGGGTCAAAATATGCGAAACGCGATGTAATTGGTAGTCTTGATGTAATTGATAATTTTGATCATCAGGTGATAAAGGATTTTTACCACGACTGGTATCGTACCGATTTACAGGCGATTGTTGTTGTTGGGGATGTTGATGCAGAGAAATTTGAAATGAAGATTAAGGAAATGTTTGCTCATATTCCTGCTGTTAAAAATCCTAAAGAAAGAGTTTATTATCCAGTACCAGATAATCAGGAACCTATTGTTGGAGTTATTACTGATAAAGAATTGAGTAGCTTAAGATTTGATATTTTATACAAACATGAGGCAACCCCTTTTGTTGAAAAGAATATGAAATACTATCGTGAACTTCTTATCGCAGATCTTCAATCAACAATTCTTGGTAATCGTTTAAATGAATTGCTACAGAAAGGGAATGCTCCGTTTATTAATGCATTTGGAGCTTACTACAACAAAGCAAGAAAAATGGATGTTTATCACAATAGTGTAACTCTTAAAGAGGATAATATTATTGGAGGTATTGAAGTCTTTTTAAAGGAAGCTGAAAGAGCAAATAGATATGGAGTTGTTGCCTCTGAATTAGAAAGAGCGAAGACTGCTATGCTGAGTCAAGTTGAAAAGCAATATCAGGAACGTAACAAGCAACATAACGATCGATTGGTTCGTGAGTACAAGCAAAACTATCTTACCAATGAGCCTGCTCCTGGTATTGAGTTTGAATTTATGGCAATGCAGAAATTGTTGCCTGGAATTAGTGCAGATGAAGTGAATGCAATTTCTAAAGGATGGGTTACAAAGGAGAATGTAGTTATAACTTTATCAGCACCTGAGAAGGAAGGATTGCAATTGCCAACTGAAGAACAATTGCTTGCAATCGTTAAAAAAGTTAGAAATGCAGAACTAGAGCCTTACGAAGACAAGGTAATTAACGAACCCTTAATTGCTGAATTACCAGAGCTTGGTTCGGTAACAAAAGAAGCTAAATTAAATGCTTTTGATGCCACAGAATGGAAGTTGGCAAATGGTGCTACAGTTGTGCTTAAAAAGACTAATTTCAAAGAGAATGAAATTCGCTTGAAAGCTTTTAGTAAAGGTGGAAATTCGCTGTATAATGTTGAGGATTTAGCTTCTGCAGAAATGACTGGTGGATTTATTTCAAATTTTGGTTTGGGTAAATTTGACCAAACAAGCCTTAAAAAATTACTTACAGGTAAAGAAGTTCGCGTTTCGCCATATATTGGAGAATTATCTGAAGGTTTTAATGGAAATTCTTCGGTTAAAGATTTTGAAACTTTGCTGCAATTGGTGCATATGTATTTCGAACAACCAAGATTCGATGAAGATGCTTTTACTGCATTAAAAAGTAGATATATGGCTTACGTAGCCAATATGGGATCCGATGTAAATAAGGTATTTGGTGATTCTGTAGCAATGACTTCTACTAATCATGATGCTCGTACGATCTTGTTTAACACAGATATGATTAGCAAATTAAACTTGGCTACCATGGAGCGTGTATATAAGGAACGTTTTGTTGATGCAAGTGATTTTACTTTCGTTTTTGTTGGAAATATTGATGCTGAAAAAGCTAAGCCTTTAATCGAGACTTATATTGGTAGCATTAAAGATATCGATCGTAAAGAAAATTGGAAAGATAATGGCGTAGGATACCCTGAAAAAGATGCTTTCAATCATTTTGTTAGACAAATGGAAACTCCTAAAACAACCATTAATATCGATTTTCACGGAGATATTAAATACTCGAAAGAGAATTCTATTATGATGGATGTTGTGGCTGAACTACTTAGTAAAAGATACCTTGAAGTGATTCGTGAAAAAGAAGGTGGATCGTACGGAGTTGGAGTAAGAGCATCTGTTGATAAATTTCCTCGTGAAGAGTATAATTTATTAATTCGTTTTGATACCGATCCAGCTAAGGCAGATAAGCTAAAAACTATTGTTTACAATGAGGTTAGCGAGTTGTTTACTAGTGGAGTAAAAGAAGATGATTTGAATGAAACCAAGAAAAATTTCATTAAGGAATACCAGGAAAATCTTCGTAAGAATGGCTATTGGATTAATGCAATAAATCGTTACTATGAATACGGTGAGAGCGTTAAGACTGTTGAGGCTTATGAGGAAATGATCAATGAAATATCAAAAGAAAAAGTGGAAGCATTTGCAAAGAAATACTTTGCTAAACCAGCTAAAATAGAGGTGGTAATGTCTCCAGAGCTTAAAGAGATTTAA
- a CDS encoding glycoside hydrolase family 2 TIM barrel-domain containing protein: MKTLSISILFVLLCDILTAQEANKPNDWENPQVVGINKEKPRASFFAYRNTENASRNQKSNSPYFIDLNGVWKFNWVVKPADRPVDFHKLDFDTSKWNNIKVPAHWELEGYGVPIYTDVSYPFPNNEPFIPHDYNPVGSYKQEFTIPENWENEEVYIHFGGVRSAMYVWVNGEKVGYSQGSKTPAEFNLTKYLKSGKNQLAVEVYRFSDGSYLEDQDYWKVSGFERDVYLYARPKIHIQDFFVQAGLDEKYTNGTFSLDVKINQNLTKTARRSLQVKVFDGGKTIVDLSTTRKLEQGIQLFSFEGLVPDVHKWTAETPNLYTLQIELKSGDKTIEIIRRKIGFRTSEIKNGLLQVNGVPIVIRGVNRHEHDAEKGRVITEESMIRDIELMKQFNINAVRNSHYPNRERWYELCDEYGLYLIDEANIEAHGCDPYNKEKTLANKPNWKKAFLDRTQSMFERSKNHASVIIWSLGNETGRGQNFEATYKWLKEHDSSRPVQSEDSGQEFNTDIFCPMYDRIWEMKKYIEKVQTRPLIQCEYAHAMGNSVGNLKDYWDLIRKHRQLQGGFIWDWVDQTFRKVTEKGDTIFAYGGDMGIYKIQNDSNFCANGLISADRKIHPHIWEVKKVYQPIAFEKVDLSNNQFKLINRYDFISLDHIDISWKLKEDAKEIAAGNVDAKPLAAHEHMNVKIDYPAIDPKPGKEYFILFEAHCSVEDVMIPKAHRVAWEQFQLPIHKEVEPIKSNQLAKLKLIENRNEITITGKQFELIISKENGSINSYKIDGTELIEQALEPFFWRAVTDNDLGNGTPAKCKIWKDAGEKRELSEIKLNQINPQQIEVNVQSNLASASSKYHTKYLVSGNGDIEIENQFTPLSNDLPMIPRLGMQMQLPKEFNQIEWFGRGPEESMEDRKSASIIDHYKGNVWEQYHPYVRPQETGNKTDLRWIALTNKEGKGIMAIGAPLLSGSALGFDYKKLYHEGKDKPNKHGNEIKQGDVISFQIDYKQMGVGGDNSWGAPVHAEYCIPSRTYKYKFILRPINGEQDLNELSKLRIK, translated from the coding sequence ATGAAAACCCTAAGTATTAGCATCCTTTTTGTTTTGCTGTGCGATATACTTACAGCGCAAGAAGCCAACAAGCCAAATGATTGGGAAAACCCTCAAGTTGTAGGAATAAACAAAGAAAAGCCAAGAGCATCCTTCTTTGCATATCGAAATACTGAAAATGCAAGTCGAAATCAAAAGTCTAATTCTCCCTATTTTATAGATTTAAATGGAGTATGGAAATTCAATTGGGTAGTTAAACCAGCCGATAGACCTGTTGATTTTCACAAACTTGATTTCGATACCTCAAAGTGGAATAATATAAAGGTACCAGCTCATTGGGAGTTGGAAGGATATGGAGTTCCAATTTATACTGATGTCTCCTACCCTTTTCCAAACAATGAACCATTCATTCCTCATGATTACAATCCTGTAGGATCTTACAAACAAGAATTTACAATTCCTGAAAATTGGGAAAATGAAGAAGTCTATATCCATTTTGGAGGTGTTCGTTCTGCTATGTATGTTTGGGTGAATGGAGAGAAAGTTGGTTACAGTCAGGGAAGTAAAACCCCAGCCGAATTCAATTTGACAAAGTATCTAAAATCAGGGAAAAACCAATTGGCGGTTGAAGTGTACCGATTTAGCGATGGTAGCTATTTGGAAGATCAGGATTACTGGAAGGTGAGTGGATTTGAGCGAGATGTCTATTTGTATGCTCGTCCTAAGATTCACATCCAAGATTTCTTCGTACAAGCTGGATTAGATGAAAAATACACTAACGGAACATTTTCTTTAGATGTAAAGATCAATCAAAACCTAACTAAAACTGCCAGAAGATCTTTACAAGTAAAGGTATTCGATGGAGGAAAAACCATTGTAGATTTAAGTACAACTAGAAAGCTTGAACAAGGCATTCAGCTTTTTTCATTTGAAGGCCTAGTTCCTGATGTTCATAAATGGACTGCAGAAACACCAAATTTATACACACTACAGATTGAATTGAAATCTGGTGATAAAACCATAGAAATAATCCGCAGGAAAATTGGTTTCCGAACCAGCGAGATTAAAAATGGCTTATTGCAAGTTAACGGTGTGCCAATTGTTATACGAGGTGTCAACCGGCATGAGCATGACGCTGAAAAAGGTCGTGTGATTACTGAAGAATCAATGATTCGAGATATCGAGTTAATGAAGCAATTCAACATCAATGCTGTTCGAAATTCACACTATCCAAACCGTGAGCGATGGTACGAATTATGCGATGAATATGGTTTATATCTAATTGATGAAGCCAATATTGAAGCACATGGTTGCGATCCTTACAATAAGGAAAAAACATTGGCTAATAAACCAAACTGGAAAAAAGCATTTCTTGACAGAACTCAGTCCATGTTCGAGCGAAGTAAAAATCATGCCTCTGTTATTATTTGGTCATTAGGAAATGAAACAGGTCGTGGTCAAAACTTCGAAGCAACCTATAAATGGTTAAAAGAACATGATAGTTCGCGCCCTGTACAATCTGAAGATTCTGGACAAGAATTCAATACAGATATTTTCTGCCCCATGTACGATCGCATATGGGAAATGAAAAAGTATATTGAGAAAGTACAAACGCGTCCACTTATCCAATGTGAATATGCACATGCTATGGGAAATAGCGTTGGTAACCTTAAGGATTATTGGGATTTAATTCGCAAACATCGCCAACTTCAAGGTGGATTCATTTGGGATTGGGTAGATCAAACCTTTAGAAAAGTAACCGAAAAAGGAGATACAATTTTTGCCTATGGTGGTGATATGGGGATCTATAAGATTCAAAATGATTCAAATTTTTGTGCCAATGGCTTGATTAGTGCAGACAGAAAAATTCATCCTCATATTTGGGAAGTAAAGAAAGTATACCAACCTATTGCTTTCGAAAAAGTTGATCTTTCTAATAATCAATTCAAACTAATAAATCGATATGATTTTATCAGTCTAGACCATATTGATATCAGCTGGAAGCTAAAGGAAGATGCAAAGGAAATTGCAGCAGGTAATGTTGATGCAAAACCTCTGGCTGCTCATGAGCATATGAATGTAAAAATCGATTATCCTGCCATTGATCCAAAACCGGGAAAAGAATATTTCATCCTTTTCGAAGCTCACTGTTCAGTAGAAGATGTAATGATTCCAAAAGCTCATCGCGTAGCTTGGGAACAATTTCAATTGCCTATTCACAAGGAAGTAGAACCAATTAAATCTAATCAATTGGCTAAACTAAAATTGATTGAAAATCGAAATGAAATAACAATAACAGGAAAGCAATTCGAACTGATTATTTCAAAAGAAAATGGCAGTATCAACTCCTACAAAATTGATGGAACAGAATTAATCGAGCAAGCTTTGGAGCCATTCTTCTGGCGAGCGGTTACCGATAATGATTTAGGAAATGGAACTCCTGCTAAATGCAAAATCTGGAAAGATGCTGGAGAAAAAAGAGAATTGTCTGAGATTAAGCTAAATCAAATTAATCCTCAACAAATTGAAGTAAATGTGCAAAGCAATCTTGCAAGTGCTTCGAGTAAATACCATACTAAATATCTTGTTTCAGGAAATGGAGACATCGAAATTGAGAATCAATTTACACCACTTTCAAATGATCTTCCGATGATTCCACGTTTGGGCATGCAAATGCAATTACCAAAGGAATTTAATCAAATAGAATGGTTCGGAAGAGGACCTGAGGAAAGTATGGAAGATAGAAAATCCGCCAGTATCATCGATCATTACAAAGGAAATGTTTGGGAACAATACCATCCCTATGTTCGTCCGCAAGAAACTGGCAATAAAACCGATCTTCGTTGGATTGCCTTAACCAATAAAGAAGGTAAAGGCATAATGGCTATTGGTGCTCCTTTGCTATCTGGTTCTGCTTTGGGTTTTGATTACAAAAAACTTTATCATGAAGGAAAAGACAAGCCAAATAAACATGGAAATGAAATCAAACAAGGCGATGTAATCTCCTTTCAAATTGATTACAAACAAATGGGTGTTGGTGGAGATAATTCTTGGGGAGCACCTGTGCACGCAGAATACTGTATTCCTTCAAGAACCTATAAATACAAGTTTATTCTTCGCCCTATTAATGGAGAGCAGGATTTAAACGAGCTGAGTAAGCTTAGAATAAAATAA